TGTGGCCGCGGGGCTGGGAGAAGAGCCGCGGGGCTGCGGGTCGGGGAGCGCGCGTCCGGGCGTGCGGGGCGTGCGGCGAGCACCCAGGCAGAGGCAGAGCCGGGCGGGAGGGCACCCGGGCAGAGGCAGAGCCGGGCGGGAGGGCTAGCCCCGCAGCCCCACAGCCGGCCCCAGTGCACGAGCGGGCTCGGATCCCGGGCCCGGTCCCCCGCAGCACCTCCGCCCCGCGCGCGCGGACTCGAGCGCGCCCCATGAAGCCGCCCGCCGCCGAGGGCAGccccgcggccgccgccgccgcaggTGAGTGTGGGGCCCCGAAGTCCCCTACAGCCGCGGCCCCGCAGGGGGCGTGGGGCGTGAGAAGAGGGGTCGTGCACCCCACCTCCCCCTTCTCACCCGCGGGGCCCTGCCCCCGGGTCGCGCGGCGCGGGCGGGCCCAGCCCCTCCCCGTCTCGCCGCCCTTCCCACGCGGGACGGGGACACGTCACGGGCACAGCCTGACTCAGTCTTCCCACCGTCCCCGGGGGAACGAGCGTGGGCACGAGGCCCCGACCGCGCGCGGGAAGAGTTTCTCAGCAGCCGCAGCCCCCCGGGGCCCAGCGGCTTTGTCGGAAAAGGGGCTTGGTGACAAGGGCCTGCAGGCGGGGGCTGGGAGATGAGAAGGCGGGCGGCCCCCGCGTGCTGTCCCTGGGCAAGCGCGTGGTGACCGGTGTCCTCGGGAAGGGTGGCGGTCCCCGCCGGGCCCCGTCCCCATCACCCGAGCCCGCCGTCCCTGCCCGCAGCCCCGGCCTTGGACTCGGCAGCTGCCGCGGACCTGACGGACGCGCTGTGCGAGTTCGACGCGGTGCTGGCGGACTTCGCGTCGCCCTTCCACGAGCGCCACTTCCACTACGAGGAGCACCTGGAGCGCATGAAGCGCCTCAGCTGCGCCAGCGTCAGCGACAGCAGCGGCTTCAGCGACTCCGAGAGTAAGTAAGGCCCCTTATCCAGCCAGCGGATCCGGAGTTCTTCCGGCTCCGGGTTCTCCACCCCTCGAGGGCGCTCCAGGTTCTGCCTCAGTTTGCAAATCTGTGAACAGAGGGCGTGGGCCCAGCGGAAGCTCGGGAAGCTGTAGGACCCGGGAGTGGGGGCAATGGAAGGCCCTTGGAGGGCAGCTGGCCCACCTGTCGCCTTGCGGGTGTCAGGTAAGAGGGGCTAAGCGGCTTGGCCCGACGCACAACCAGACGACCCCTGGGGACACGGGCCAGGCCTTTCCACCGCCgcctccctcctctccccgcccctctCCTTGCAGTAAAACTTTCCAGAGGATGTGGAGCAAGTGCCACAGGAGCGGGTATGGGGAGCCGTGGGGGGCTGACCGCAGGAGGGCACAATATTGAGACATTTGTGAAACCAGGCAAGATTTCGTAAACTGCCAGTTTCTGGGATTTTTGAAATAACTTTTTGCACTTTCTTTGGGCCCTGGACTCTCAAGAGCCAAAATGCTGCTCCACTGCACGCAGTTTTGAAACAGTCCCTGGCACTGCTGAATTCAAGTGTTCCTTGGAAGCAGGACCACTACAGGGGTGACCCCTGCCCCACCTGGAGGGGGACCCAGAGAGTAGGGGGGCATGGACGTAGGCATGACCTTTCTCATAATCAAAACCCCCTTTGTCCTAAACAACCTTGAAATAAaagacacccctcccccccagtcaAATTTCCCTTAAGGATGATGGACACATCCCGGTTTAGGTGTCAAACAGTATGATTACTGGTTTTCAGATCCCGGGTGActgatttttaaagagaaatttaaacTCTACTGGGTTATTCTTGAGATTTTAATCCCTTACATGGGTTCCAAGCTTGAATGTCATTCTCTTTGCTCCCCTTGGCTCTGACAGTAAAAGCAGTGCCCTTTTCTTCTGGTTCTCTCCTTTTGAAAGCTGGAGCTCTCCCTTGTCACTGGGTAAGATTCAGTCCTAGACTTGAACATGGGCTGTCCTCTGGAAAAGGGATAAAGGGCATTTACCACCCTGTTCAGGAACTGAGCCAGGCACTTGAGCACCAGCGTGAGTCTCCTTGGCAGCCCTGCCGGAGGGTGAGACTGAGTTGCAGCTTTTGGGGTGAAAGGGAATGAAATTGTGTGCTGATTTTCCGTTTTGAATTTTTGGATGTTGTTGCTAGTGACCAAGCCACTTATTAAATCCTTAACACTAATTTACTCTTTCAACTTGCTTTCAAGGGGAAGTCTTCAGTTTTTGGAAAGAGATCTCAATATCTGTGGCCAAACTTTAATATGTCTCCTTCTCCTGGGGCACGGAGCAAGTTATTCATAAAAAACCAATTCTTTCCCACACCGGAAGGAAATCTGGGACTGTCTGTCCAGTGCTGCTCTTTTGCAAAGAACAGCTCCTTTAGAAGCCACAGCACGTCCAGCTAGAATACAGCATGAGTTTGCCTATTCCTGGGGGATGGTGGCTTCAACTGAGTGGGATTTCAGATCTGGAATCCCTTTTCAGGAGCCTCAAAGGGAAGGCATGAGAAACACATTCTTAACATTCGAGGGGGCAGATATTTGGGTTAGAGTGTGTAATTTTCTcagggcatgtgtgtgtgtgtattttgcaGTCAGTTTTTGTTAACTGTTAACTTTAACAACCTAGCCCTTAGAATGGTTAGAGAAGTGATGGAGAGAGGCCTGGTCAGGATACAAAGAAGGCTCAGATGACATTGCTCTTTGCTCTAAGTGTGTAGTTTGTCTCCCACAAGACTGGTTAGAAATAGTCTTGGCAGGAGCTGTGTGTATCAAATATGTGTATCTTAATTGCTGCCAAGAATTAAGCACAGACATCCGTTATACTCATTTGTCTGTTTAATGTTTCCCTGTGGAAGAGAATGCTGGAGAGAGGTAGATCCTTCTGGAATTTAGCTCTCCCAAAGGGAGAATGGTAACAGCAGCTCACTTTCACCAACCCCTTCCTGTGATTGCGGTTTTTATTACTCATTAGCTCTCATGATGATTGCCATCTTCTCTGTGCTTCGAGTGTATTTCCCATGATCTCTGTCACAACCCTAAGAGGTGGACGCTGTTGTCCCCATTTTTCTGGTAAAACGGCAGAACCGCATGGACTCTCTCTAAGGCCTACTGCCATGGACTGATGGCTGGAATGGGAACCAGTCCTCAGGAGGAGACCGAAGTCCCATCTGAGTCTCACCACGCATCTGTTAAGTGTTGTGGTTGTGGCTGTGTTTGACTGTTGTCTCTTCAAGGCAGTGGTCATACAGGGTGGTCAGCAGAGCCCGGGCTTGAGCCCTTTCGGGACTTTGTGGAATgagtgagcctcagtttctctagcTATGAAAGGGAAAGGATGCTATTTAACAGTGCTGTTGGAAAGATCCACAAGCTCAGgattagaaagaaaatttttcTCCATCGAATGCTTGCAAGACATCATTAAAATGCACACACCGAGCTATAGAGAATAGATCTTCGAGCCAGTTTCCTGcatgaaaatgttctgtatgtatgtatgctaccttttttttgaagtactgggcattgaacctgggaccttgtatgtgggaaataGATGCTCAACAACTGAGCAGTACCTGCTGCCTTTACCTTGGGTTTTGCTCTAACATTCACAGCTCTACTGCTTTGAAGACCTACTTTACAAGGTAGACCAATACAGTGttcacatttttccttttttttttagcattcgCATTTTTTGAAGAACCCTtccttttcacttaaaaaaatgtttttatagatTGTTTGCATTGCAATagatattctttcttctacccaAAAGAGGAAATTAGCTTAGATAGGGAAGAAGAATGGATATTTAATAAGGAAATAACTTTTTCCTGTTCACGCTTATAGGAGGCCTCCTAAAAAGTGAAGAGGATCAAAATAATTGCAGTATAATGGCACATTTTGATTGTTGATCAAAATAGAAACTGCTTCTTTCCTATAGGTGGACTGTCTTCAGCTTTCAACAGGTTATATCAGGCACTTTAGTGGGAGTAATTTGAATTTCGACAGAAAAAGGGCAATGCACTTAGGAACTAGGACAGGGGTTTTCAAACTTGATCCTCAGAGGTGCCCTGGGAATTGTGAAAATCTCtggtttgagtttatttttaaaaatatattgctttATTCGTTTTTTTGGCCTAAACATGGTTGAATTTAATAGGGAGGGAGATGGATTTTTTTAAGTCTAACAGTTAGTAAACACCGATAAGTTTTGTGAACATACAGAGGCTTTTTAGGGATTTGAGAGATATATAGAGTATTTCTTTTTGTGATTTCTGAAATTTGAGTTCATGGGTTATTAGAGGATAAACATCATTAATTATGAAATCTGAACACATGCACAGTGCTTGATTAGCAAAATTCTAACTAGAATGTCCTTGTTCAATATTATTGATACTGTATCCTTCCTATAAGACCAGGTTAAATCTTGCCCCCTTTTCCCAGCCTTCTTTAGTATCAGCACCCTACCCCCAAACAGATGAACTCTCTCCTTCCTACTAACCGCAGTCTCTTAGTGCAGTCTACCTCTGCtgtctttatttttcacttctcttATTATATACTCCTTGAGGTCATAGTAAAAGTGCTGACAATATTTgggaatgaataaaaaacaaatacgACAGCAATTGGTAATATTTAATTTGGCTGCAGGGTTTCATGGAAGCAGTGCCCCATCCTGGTGACTCCTAGATGCCAGCTTGAGACACCCTCTTCGAGTTTGCCTGATTTATGGTATAATGCTACAGTCAGCAAATTACAGGCTACCGTGGCCAAGaatggttttcacatttttaaatagttgaaaGCTATCAGAAGAAGGATAATATTTTGTGCCATGCATATGGTATCCAAATTTCAGTATCCataataaaggttttttttgggAACACACGAATTGCTTTTGTCAGTGTTTTCAAAACCACAAAAACCCACCATGATCTCCCAAATGTgttcaatgaaattttaactCACTTTATACCAAATTTTAATCAGTGTTTTAATT
The window above is part of the Dasypus novemcinctus isolate mDasNov1 chromosome 15, mDasNov1.1.hap2, whole genome shotgun sequence genome. Proteins encoded here:
- the RGCC gene encoding regulator of cell cycle RGCC, with product MKPPAAEGSPAAAAAAAPALDSAAAADLTDALCEFDAVLADFASPFHERHFHYEEHLERMKRLSCASVSDSSGFSDSESADSLYRNSFSFSDEKLNSPTNSTPALLSPTVGPRKAKLGDTKELEDFIADLDRTLASM